In Desulfonatronum thiosulfatophilum, the following are encoded in one genomic region:
- a CDS encoding type II 3-dehydroquinate dehydratase produces the protein MTCRILVLNGPNLGHLGQRQPHIYGTQGMRDLPDLVETLMGQAVDEVELLFFQANGEGQIIDRLEQAHRESVHGVALNAGAYTHTSLALADCLAWIDPPCVEVHLSNILARSESMRHVSLIAPQCIGVISGFGLLSYALAIQTLWLRWTTSMADQSESSTQL, from the coding sequence ATGACTTGTCGCATTCTCGTTCTGAACGGACCGAATCTCGGCCATCTTGGGCAGCGTCAGCCGCATATCTACGGAACCCAGGGCATGCGGGATCTCCCGGATCTTGTGGAAACACTGATGGGCCAGGCGGTGGATGAAGTTGAGCTGCTTTTCTTCCAGGCCAACGGCGAGGGCCAGATCATCGATCGTCTGGAACAGGCCCACCGAGAGAGCGTTCATGGCGTGGCGCTCAATGCCGGCGCCTACACGCATACCAGCCTGGCGCTGGCCGATTGTCTGGCCTGGATCGATCCACCCTGCGTCGAGGTGCATCTGAGCAATATCCTGGCCAGGAGCGAGTCAATGCGCCATGTCAGCCTGATCGCTCCGCAATGCATCGGCGTGATCTCCGGTTTCGGTCTTTTGAGTTACGCTTTGGCTATCCAAACTCTTTGGCTCCGCTGGACCACGTCCATGGCGGATCAGTCTGAATCTTCAACTCAACTCTAG
- a CDS encoding tRNA (adenine-N1)-methyltransferase, with protein MLNPGDLVMLVCPQGKRYIRKIREGETMQTHFGILPHETLLQAGYGEEVLTHLGHPFRLLKPSLYDLVKMLKRRTQIIYPKEIGYILLKLGIAPGCRVIEAGSGSGSLTTALAWYVGDHGRVYTYEQREEFFRLCGENLGWSGLGERVEQFNRNIAEGFEQTNVDALFLDVRTPWDFLDQAVAAIMPGAPLGFLLPTTNQVSSLLTALEQGPFEDVEVLEILLRRYKPVAERLRPDDRMVAHTGFLVFARHEGRKAKVRKEEAGVMETESTDPADIS; from the coding sequence ATGCTCAATCCAGGTGATCTGGTAATGCTGGTCTGTCCGCAAGGCAAGCGTTATATTCGAAAAATTCGCGAAGGCGAAACAATGCAGACCCACTTCGGGATCCTGCCGCACGAGACGTTGCTCCAGGCCGGGTACGGCGAAGAAGTGCTGACCCATCTCGGCCATCCGTTTCGGCTGCTCAAGCCGAGTCTGTACGATCTGGTGAAGATGCTCAAACGTCGGACCCAGATCATCTACCCCAAGGAGATCGGCTACATCCTGCTCAAGCTGGGCATCGCGCCCGGCTGCCGGGTGATCGAGGCCGGCAGCGGATCGGGCTCGCTGACCACGGCCCTGGCCTGGTACGTCGGCGACCACGGGCGGGTCTACACCTACGAACAGCGGGAGGAATTCTTCCGATTGTGCGGGGAGAATCTCGGATGGTCCGGCCTTGGGGAACGGGTTGAACAGTTCAACCGAAATATCGCCGAAGGCTTTGAGCAGACCAATGTGGACGCCCTGTTTCTGGACGTGCGCACGCCGTGGGACTTTCTCGATCAGGCCGTCGCGGCGATCATGCCCGGGGCGCCGCTGGGCTTTTTATTGCCCACCACCAATCAGGTCAGCTCCCTGCTCACCGCGCTGGAACAGGGGCCCTTCGAGGATGTCGAGGTCTTGGAAATCCTGTTGCGCCGCTACAAGCCTGTTGCAGAGCGACTGCGTCCGGATGATCGGATGGTCGCCCACACCGGTTTTCTCGTTTTCGCCAGACATGAAGGGCGCAAGGCGAAGGTGCGGAAAGAGGAAGCGGGCGTCATGGAGACGGAGTCCACGGATCCAGCTGACATCAGTTGA
- a CDS encoding radical SAM protein: MKPATHFKTLYGPVRSGRLGLSLGVDLLGRRICSLDCIYCEVGPTRIHTLQRRPYMPTRTILDELRAWKSQQLPRPEYITLGGLGEPCLNSELAQIIAGCRDIFPDIPVAVLTNSTLLPDPAVRRELAGAQVVLPSMDTLVQSEFIRINKPCKDVDLNSMVTGLLDFRKEYSRQIFLEILLTRGVNDSEKNLALLREFIPRLAPDRVDVVTMTRPGASPLAEAISDRTLSEWRSALCTAGPMSALSQVGQVNSERNAGMDLASGPVDGHQADLLHKTSEPLSDDAARDLILNSLRRRPQTVDQVRAALGLDGARTETLFADLFAQGLIRHAHELGEDFYQVAP; the protein is encoded by the coding sequence TTGAAACCCGCTACCCATTTTAAAACATTATACGGACCGGTCCGTTCCGGTCGACTCGGACTGTCGCTGGGCGTGGATCTTCTGGGCCGACGCATTTGTTCCCTGGACTGCATCTACTGCGAAGTCGGCCCGACGCGTATCCATACCTTGCAACGGCGGCCCTACATGCCGACCCGAACCATCCTGGACGAACTCCGCGCATGGAAATCGCAGCAGCTTCCCAGGCCTGAATACATCACCCTTGGCGGCCTGGGCGAACCGTGCCTGAATTCCGAGCTGGCGCAGATCATAGCCGGCTGCCGGGACATCTTTCCGGACATCCCCGTGGCCGTGCTGACCAACTCCACCCTGCTTCCCGATCCTGCCGTGCGCCGGGAATTGGCCGGCGCCCAGGTGGTTCTCCCCTCCATGGACACCCTTGTACAAAGTGAGTTTATAAGGATAAACAAGCCCTGCAAGGACGTTGACCTGAACAGCATGGTGACCGGGTTGCTGGATTTCCGGAAGGAGTATTCCAGACAAATATTTCTTGAAATTCTCCTGACCAGGGGCGTCAACGATTCAGAAAAAAACTTGGCCCTGCTCCGGGAGTTTATTCCCCGGCTCGCACCTGACCGGGTGGATGTGGTCACCATGACCAGACCGGGGGCCTCGCCGCTGGCTGAAGCGATCAGCGATCGGACGCTTTCCGAATGGCGTTCCGCACTGTGCACCGCCGGCCCCATGAGCGCCCTCAGCCAGGTCGGACAGGTCAATTCCGAAAGGAACGCCGGGATGGATCTTGCCTCCGGTCCCGTGGACGGACATCAGGCTGATCTGCTGCATAAAACCAGCGAACCATTGTCCGACGACGCAGCCCGTGACTTGATCCTCAACTCCCTTCGCCGGCGCCCGCAGACGGTGGATCAGGTCCGCGCCGCCCTAGGACTGGACGGCGCACGGACCGAAACTCTTTTCGCCGACCTGTTCGCCCAAGGCCTTATCCGGCACGCCCATGAGCTGGGAGAGGATTTTTATCAGGTTGCACCGTAA
- a CDS encoding Rne/Rng family ribonuclease → MPTPKKRKKMFISVLPGEQVELILAEDAKITDYFIEMLHQAKTKGNIYKGTINNIDTALQAAFINYGEDRNGFLQIDEVHPEYYQTEHKPENGRKYPPLQKVLKPGQELLVQVVKEPTVNKGGFLTTYLSLAGRFLVLTPGQDQLGVSRKIEDDEERSRLKDILREQDLGEGIGLIARTNSEGQSKTNLLKDLQFLKRLWKDVRKKGMTEQAPVLIYQEKELAFRAVRDYLTTDVSEIWIDHPETAELVKEFVSLTFPRRQSMVKLHADTDRSLWERFNLEKQLEQLFGRDVALPSGGRLVFDQTEALMAVDVNSGKIGGTNFNEMVFKTNMEAAQEIGQQLRMRDVGGQIVIDFIEMRDPKHRREVEKELKAALKVDRARVDVGRLSKFGLLEMVRQRLGSSALSVSTEPCPHCKGWGLRRNMEWRALQALKDIYRKLRAKNCPDPLEYRTDAELALYLLNNKRIMIKDLEERFQNAILVYSEKCPGQ, encoded by the coding sequence ATGCCGACTCCCAAAAAACGTAAGAAAATGTTCATCAGCGTCCTGCCGGGTGAACAGGTTGAGCTGATCCTGGCCGAGGACGCCAAAATCACCGATTACTTCATCGAGATGCTGCACCAGGCCAAGACCAAGGGCAACATCTACAAAGGCACCATCAACAACATCGACACGGCCCTGCAGGCAGCCTTCATCAACTATGGCGAGGATCGCAACGGGTTCCTGCAGATCGATGAGGTTCATCCGGAGTACTACCAAACGGAACACAAGCCGGAAAACGGCCGCAAGTATCCGCCGCTTCAGAAAGTGCTCAAACCGGGTCAGGAACTGCTGGTCCAGGTGGTCAAGGAGCCCACGGTGAACAAGGGCGGCTTTTTGACCACGTACCTTTCCCTGGCCGGTCGGTTTCTCGTGCTCACCCCCGGCCAGGACCAGCTCGGAGTATCCCGCAAGATCGAGGATGATGAAGAACGCTCTCGGCTCAAGGATATTCTTCGCGAACAGGATCTGGGCGAAGGCATTGGCCTGATTGCCCGGACCAACAGCGAGGGCCAGAGCAAGACCAATCTGCTCAAGGACCTGCAGTTTCTGAAGCGGCTTTGGAAGGACGTGCGCAAGAAAGGCATGACCGAGCAGGCCCCCGTGCTCATTTACCAGGAAAAGGAACTGGCTTTCCGGGCGGTTCGCGACTACCTGACCACGGACGTTTCCGAAATCTGGATCGACCATCCTGAAACCGCCGAGCTGGTCAAGGAATTCGTTTCCCTGACTTTCCCCCGCCGTCAGAGCATGGTCAAGCTGCACGCGGACACGGACCGCTCGCTGTGGGAACGCTTCAATTTGGAAAAACAGCTGGAGCAGCTGTTCGGCCGCGATGTCGCATTGCCCAGCGGCGGGCGCCTGGTCTTTGACCAGACCGAGGCCCTGATGGCCGTGGACGTGAATTCCGGCAAAATCGGCGGCACCAATTTCAATGAAATGGTTTTCAAGACGAACATGGAAGCGGCCCAGGAGATCGGTCAACAGCTCCGGATGCGGGACGTGGGCGGACAGATCGTCATCGACTTCATTGAAATGCGCGACCCCAAGCACCGCCGGGAAGTGGAAAAGGAACTTAAGGCCGCGCTCAAGGTGGACAGGGCACGGGTGGATGTGGGCCGTCTCTCCAAGTTCGGCCTCCTGGAAATGGTGCGCCAGCGCCTGGGTTCATCGGCCCTGTCCGTCAGCACCGAACCTTGCCCACACTGCAAGGGCTGGGGATTGCGCCGGAACATGGAATGGCGGGCCCTGCAGGCTTTGAAGGACATCTACCGGAAACTGCGCGCCAAGAACTGCCCGGATCCTCTGGAATACCGCACTGACGCCGAACTGGCGCTGTATCTGCTGAACAACAAGCGGATCATGATCAAGGATCTGGAAGAGCGTTTCCAGAATGCAATTCTCGTCTACAGCGAAAAATGCCCGGGACAGTAA
- a CDS encoding epoxyqueuosine reductase QueH, with translation MSVTFECGNQDRPLGKLLLHVCCGPCALIPVRELRCEGMDPDGLFYNPNIHGVSEYLKRRETLQETANRLNLPIICLDDEYDPRLFFRAVANREDDRCPHCYRLRLERTFLFAREHGYSCVSTTLLYSKYQNREAILAVGRELQDRTGIRFLGRDFRQGWQEGIDLSKEWGLYRQLYCGCLYSEMDRRRNVLRRLAVQSATSSDTS, from the coding sequence ATGTCCGTGACATTTGAATGCGGTAACCAGGACAGGCCGCTGGGAAAGCTTCTGCTGCACGTCTGTTGCGGGCCCTGCGCATTGATTCCGGTGCGCGAGTTGCGTTGCGAAGGCATGGATCCGGACGGACTGTTCTACAATCCGAACATTCATGGCGTGAGCGAATACCTGAAACGCCGCGAGACATTGCAGGAGACGGCAAACCGATTGAATTTGCCGATCATCTGCCTTGACGACGAATATGACCCCCGTCTTTTTTTTCGGGCCGTGGCCAACCGCGAGGACGACCGCTGCCCGCACTGCTACCGCCTGCGCCTTGAACGGACCTTCCTGTTCGCCCGGGAGCACGGCTACTCCTGCGTCAGCACCACTCTGCTTTACAGCAAATACCAGAACAGGGAAGCCATCCTGGCCGTGGGCCGGGAGCTGCAGGACCGCACCGGCATCCGTTTCCTTGGCCGGGATTTCCGCCAGGGCTGGCAGGAGGGCATCGACCTGTCCAAGGAATGGGGCCTCTACCGCCAGCTCTACTGCGGCTGCCTGTACAGCGAAATGGATCGACGCCGCAACGTGCTCCGTCGCCTTGCCGTACAATCAGCAACATCTTCGGATACATCCTGA
- the hemW gene encoding radical SAM family heme chaperone HemW encodes MRLYIHIPFCRSKCGYCSFYSLPGVDASAMDAYVDLLVREIALWDRRLQLTPTKRSVTSIYFGGGTPSLLSLDQLQRIADALRGAFHWTPELEWSLEANPDSAADLDYLRGLLGLGVNRLSLGLQSLDNRKLDLLGRRHQSAQGLKAVDLARCAGFGNISLDLIWGLPGQRALEWLRELETVLKLQPEHLSCYGLTLEHDTPLAQAESSGNIVLPTETEQAKMFLQGTELLESKGYLQYEISNYSRMGFTCRHNEGYWKSESYLGLGAGAVSTLGDRRWENPKDLDEYAGLVRAERIGTNAVILTRTDRIKELVMLSLRTTRGLNLKDYSTISGRDFLQQHRRLIQVLRQNELIRVHSGFVRFTKSGMLVSNSILERFIDATSDVSSADT; translated from the coding sequence ATGCGGCTCTATATCCACATTCCTTTTTGCCGCAGCAAATGCGGCTACTGTTCCTTCTATTCTCTTCCCGGGGTTGATGCGTCTGCCATGGACGCATATGTCGATCTGCTTGTCCGGGAGATCGCTCTCTGGGATCGACGTTTGCAACTCACCCCAACCAAACGGTCCGTCACATCGATTTATTTCGGCGGCGGCACCCCCAGCCTGCTTTCCCTGGACCAACTGCAACGCATTGCGGATGCCCTGCGCGGCGCATTTCACTGGACTCCGGAGCTGGAGTGGAGCCTGGAAGCCAATCCCGATTCCGCGGCGGATCTGGATTATCTGCGCGGCCTGCTTGGACTGGGCGTGAATCGTCTCAGCCTTGGGCTGCAAAGCCTGGATAACAGAAAGCTTGATCTGCTCGGCAGACGCCACCAGTCCGCCCAGGGCCTTAAAGCCGTGGATCTGGCCCGCTGCGCCGGATTCGGCAACATCAGCCTAGACCTGATCTGGGGGCTGCCCGGACAACGGGCCCTGGAATGGCTGCGCGAGCTGGAAACCGTCCTCAAGCTCCAGCCCGAACATCTCTCCTGCTACGGCCTGACGCTGGAGCACGATACCCCTCTGGCCCAGGCTGAAAGCTCGGGAAATATCGTTCTGCCCACGGAAACGGAGCAGGCAAAAATGTTTCTGCAGGGAACGGAATTGTTGGAATCAAAGGGCTATCTGCAATACGAAATATCCAACTACAGTCGAATGGGGTTTACCTGCCGCCACAACGAGGGATACTGGAAATCGGAAAGCTACCTGGGGCTGGGCGCCGGCGCGGTTTCCACGCTGGGCGACCGGCGCTGGGAAAACCCGAAGGATCTTGATGAATACGCCGGGCTGGTTCGCGCTGAACGTATCGGCACCAACGCGGTGATTCTCACTCGAACGGATCGGATCAAGGAACTGGTCATGTTGTCCCTGCGCACGACCAGGGGACTGAATCTCAAGGATTACAGCACGATCAGCGGCAGGGATTTTCTCCAGCAGCACCGCCGATTGATCCAGGTTCTGCGCCAGAACGAACTCATCCGCGTCCACTCCGGATTCGTACGTTTTACCAAATCCGGCATGCTGGTCAGCAATTCGATCCTGGAACGGTTCATCGACGCAACCTCCGATGTCTCATCCGCCGACACCTGA
- the rpsT gene encoding 30S ribosomal protein S20, producing the protein MANHPSAIKRHRQSLKAQARNKAIKTRIKNAVKAVRQAVEQNDQEQARAGLIQATAVLDKAAGKKVIHWGNAARKVSRLTAAVNNMQA; encoded by the coding sequence TTGGCCAATCATCCATCGGCAATCAAGCGGCATCGCCAGAGCCTGAAGGCTCAAGCTCGGAACAAGGCAATCAAGACCAGAATCAAGAACGCCGTGAAGGCTGTACGGCAGGCAGTTGAACAAAACGACCAGGAACAGGCTCGGGCCGGATTGATTCAGGCCACGGCCGTTCTGGACAAGGCCGCCGGCAAGAAAGTCATTCACTGGGGTAATGCGGCCCGCAAGGTTTCCCGCCTCACTGCCGCGGTGAACAATATGCAGGCCTAA